From Bos indicus isolate NIAB-ARS_2022 breed Sahiwal x Tharparkar chromosome X, NIAB-ARS_B.indTharparkar_mat_pri_1.0, whole genome shotgun sequence:
ATGTGGGAAGGCCAGAGACATGTCTATTCATGCAGCATATTCCTTTTTATAATGGGAAATGGAGGCTTATCCATGGTCACACAGTGGCCTGTGCACAGTATCAAGTCTTAGACCTGGGATCTTGAGTTCAGAGATTATTCTAACCCTCAGTCCCCACCCCTTCTACCTCCCCACAACTGGATAAACTAATAAAAgacattttgttttggtttagtATAAGTGTATTgggcattttaaaaatcctttcagaAGGTGAAACAGCTGATAATACCTTAAATTAGTTGGCTGAAAacgtaaaataattttttagactGTACCCCTTTTtagtagatatttttaaattgtagattTTTAATCAAAAAAAGTAGTAAGCTCTATGGAAATGCCTGTTTTAATTGTATTGCctgttatattttaattctttcaaaattaagAATAGTGTAAACAAATTacctttaaaagttaaaaatttaatAAGTGGATTATACAACATTTTGACAGTGAGGGGAGAATCATGGAATTTTTACCCAGTGGTAATGGCTAGCTAATAATTCTTTgacttaataaatatatttctaggaaccacatttaaaattattaatttctcaCATTTTCTCTATGTGCATGCACACAATTACATTAAACTAAAAGAttattagaggaggaaatggccaatccaaaaatcactgtagatggtgattgcagccatgaaattaaaagacgcttactccttggaaggaaagttatgaccaacctagatcgcatattaaaaagcagagacattactttgccaacaaaggtccgtctggtcaaggctatggtttttctagtagttatgtatggatgtgagagttggactgtgaagaaagctgagagccgaagaattgatgcttttgaactgtggtgttggagaagactcttgagaggcccttggactgcaaggagatccaaccagtccatcctaaaggagatcagtcctggatgttcattggaaggactgatgctgaggtgaaactccagtactttggccacctcatgcgaggagttgactcattggaaaagacccagatgctgggagggattgggggcaggaggagaaggggacgacagaggatgggatggctggatggcatcactgactcaatggacatgagtttgagtgaactccaggagttggtgatggacagggaggcctggcatgctgcgattcatggggtctcaaagagtcagacacaactgagcgactgaactgaattgaaaatacTTTCACTTCAAAATGCTTTtcataatacaatttttaaagtatcaaaGCATGAAAAGTGATAATATATTCTTTCCAAGTTTCAAAATAAGACAGCTTTTTAAATCCTAGAAAGGATAAGGAAAGTAGTTCAGAACATGAAAGAAGTGTTGTCCTTCCCATATTATTTCTTTTGAGAGCACCTGATATACAGATAGGTAAACTGTTATATGAGGAGCCAATGATGAGAGAAATGCTTTCTCTGTTAAAAGGTGAGCCACACATTTCTTTTTGGATAGTCCCCTTCATTAATGCGTTTTAAGTGATTGCATTCACGGAGAAGGTTTTAAGGTTTCGGCCCTATGCTTTCTGTTCTAAAGCAGAGTGTCTGTAATTACTTTGTCTAGGATTTTCAGAGAGACATTAATTTCCTGTTTCTGCCATGAAAGGAGAAGCTAGTTATGCTTATGAATTTTGTGTGGTTTTAGAGTAAAATTGCAGCAATAAGTAGCCCGGAGAAAAGGGCAAGGTAGATCTAGAACTTCTATCCTTGGCAGAGAGAAGTATGAGCTAAACTTCTTTGGTTAGAAGATCTCTTATGGTATAACAGCTATCTCAAAAGGCACAACTTCCATTATGGTGGACTTAGAGGTAGAACAAACTGGGTAAAGGTGTAActttaggacttcaacatagtGCTGAAGTGACGTTTGTGAACCCATTGGAACCCAGATATCAAAGGAGCAATGTAGAATGAATAGGGAGAGGACAGAGGGGCCAGAAGATTGGGTATACACAAAGAAAGACTAGGAAATAGACTGTAGGAAGCCATTAAGCTGGTCCCGTTCGATGTGATCTGCAAGAACCTGGGGTTGGAAGGTGGAATGCCATTACAGGCCATGGTGCCTAGTCCTCGTGAGACACTGGATAGGTGGTCATACCTGAAGTTCCTTCAGTGGCAGTATGCTTAGAGGTATACTGCTCTTGACTTTGGGAACATGGACCTGTACCCTTTTTACTAGAGTATTTGTGAAAAGCCAAGTCCCTCACGAGCTCATTAGTAACTATATGTTGTACACATATTAAGTGCATTTTCCCCCTGCATAGACTACCGACTGTgagtccatttttattttttgagaatatTATGTATACAGCTCTGCAGGTTTTGTcatttgacattttaaatgtcTGTGTTACTGCATATGGATTAATCTCATTCTTTTTGATTGCATATGTTATATAAGAGAGTTTGTTCAACCAGTTTCATATTGATATGTGAGTTATGCTCAGTTTTTGTGCTCTTACAAATAATAAGGCAGTGAATATCCATTAAGTTGTCAGTCCTGATTACAAAGCTTTTCCTTATATTGGCCTAAAATCTTTCTTTTAGCTTCTACTTACTGGTCTTGAAAACAGGTGCCATCTTTCTCCTGCGTCTTCTGTTGAATTGAAACATCCGTAGTCTGACCACTCTTCCTATGATTTGGATCCCTTTGCTGTCTTCTGGACATGATCCACTTTTTCATCTAAAGTACAGTGGTGGAATTGAGCACTGTCTTAGTTGTGGTTTCACCTGAACAGAGAGGGTGGGGTCCACAGTTTTATTAGTTCTGAAGACTGTCATATCACATTTTTGGTTCGTAGTGAGGGTAGTCAGTTAAAAGCTTTACATTTGAAGTTTGTGGATCCCTGGAGCATTTGATAAAAGCTGTGgacttcccacctcccaccccaaatGAATTAACACAGTCATTGTTGGAACTTGGAACTTCACGTGTTTCATGGGTCcctagtgtttctgttttgtttatgattAGGCTTTGTTGATTACTTTGCCAAAGTCATAAGTTCTCTCATTCTCTATCAGTGTTGTTACAGCATCAAAAATTAAACCAGAAATGGTCAGTCTTGGCATTACTTGGTGAGTCTGTTGCCTCCTGGTTTGTAGTGCTTTCTTACATGCAAGTGCTAACAGTTTTTCACAGTTCAGGATCAGTCTCTAGCTAACTGGTTTGTAGTTCAGAAATCTGTCTGGTTTCTAGTCCTCTCCCATTTTCATGATTCCACACAGATTACAGAAAGCAATTAAGCAGCCTTATCTGTGAAGCCTCCTAGGATCTCAGGACGTGATTTGCGAGATCAAATGACTTGAATTTGGTGAGAATATCtagctggtttttctttttttctcagccatCTTGGATTTAAGTTTCTTCTTAGTCATTATGTTTGATCTTCAGATTGGAAAGAATATAATATTCTTAGCTGAGAATGGAAATAAGATAGGAGGgtgtttctctttatctttgtaaATATTACATTAACCATGTCACCCAGGGGGGAATTCActttttcctctacttttttttttaactttagcctCTAAAATGCCATTTATTCACTATCTGGCACTTTGTAAAGTCACAATTCATCCTTAGGCTTTAGCTTTGTTCACAATATTCTTACAGCTCCATTTCATTCTTCATAATACTTGGTTTatatgcctgtttttttttttttttaccatctgttgtaaatgtttttttaacaTCTGAATTCCAGAAAGCTCTCTGTGCAGCACATCAGATTTTTTAGATgctttccccttttcttccccTCATCAGTGTGTTTTGCAGTTATGCAGTCAGCATTATACTTTTGAGAGCCTCCAAGCTTTTTCAAGCTTCTTTACAGTTCCTGATCTTGGAATTGATCctaattttcctttgaaaatcttGAAATCTGACTATCCAATATGGGCAGCattccccttccttttcttttttgatctCCAGACAATATGGCTGCTTCCTTTAAAGCTTCCTCCTACTTGCATGTCACCAGTCATGCTTTCCTGGTGAAGATTAGGTACAAAGTACCAGTTTTTCTAATTTCTCCTCCAGTTTCTGGAAGACTGAATTTGTACACAAACCAAAAGCACATCATCAGATGCACTAATGTAAACTGAGTGATACTCAAACAGATGTCCCCTGGTCAGTAATAATAGCTAATAGCAGCTGTAATGTTTTCTACACAGCCACATGACAGGCACCATACTAAGTACTTTCCATATAGGATCATCTTGCCAATCTCCTACCTTAGGGTTATGAGGTTTAGGTGATACTGTTGTCCCAataatacagatgagaaaataggcTTAAGAATGTTTAGTCACTTGCCCAAAATCACACAGCTTGTGAGCGGGAAAGTCAGATAtttcctaaatcaaattcttaATCACTGTACTGGGCTGTTTGATGCAGTTCTGAATTACTATGCTGATTCTATTACTTTAAAACCTGTGTAACTGTCAGTGTACTGGCTGTGCACAGTAGgcacttaaatatttaatttgaggTTTATGTTTCTTGTTGATTTCCAGGATATTGCCTTTTAGCTCttagaaatcaataagaaaaagatgagaaaaatgggTGAGGCACACTATTAGTTCAtagaagaaacaaatggaaaatgaagattggaaaagatgtctttttttaaCTAATCAGACATTTATGATGGTTAGGAGCCCCACTGTTTGAATGACAAGACTCTGTAAATGtgacacatgaaaaagaatgcaaaaatctGGAATACCAGAAATAATCACTATTAACACAAGcaaacatacacaaaattttatttaattgggATACCAGAGTACTATTgccttttagaaaatatattgtgATCGTTCCATGGTAACAAATAGTCTGTTTTAACTGTTTGTATGTGAAGTAAAAGTAGTAGAGGATAAGACCTCAGAGCTTAATCACTTTTCTCTTTACTGAAATTGTTTACCGTTATTATTTACTCTTTTCTCTTAGAGGAATCATTAGACTAATTCATTGAAACATGTtaagtgtttttttgttgttgttaataagCGTGTCATTTAAAGAGTTTTCTAAAGAGTGATGGAAGCAGTGTTACAACATACTAGAAATTGAGCCTTGGAATAAGACTGTCCTGGTTGAAGGTTCAGCTCGCAGCTCTACTAGTTTTAGTCATGTAAATaatttgggcaagtcacttaacattCCAAGCCTCAGTTCTCTCACTAGGAGACTAGTTATCACTCTCTCAGAGGAGGAATAATTTAACATGAGATGCACACATAAAGCACCCGTTGCAGCAATAATGTCAGTTTTCTCTGTTTTACAAAGACATGGAGTTCTCAATCTTTTTTGTGCCATTTACCCCTTGGCTAGTCTGGCAAGATCCATGGAAggaccctccccacccacccagaaTAGTGATTTTAAGTACATAAAATGCTTAGGATTACAGAGGAAACCAACTGTACTGAAATACAGTTATCAAAATACTTCAAGTAAACATCTGTAGTGCTTTCTGTTTCAGATACGTTTTTTTGGACTACAGTGGGAAGTGAATGAGAAAgatagaagggaagagaaaggagagatgcAAAGAAGGAAAGCAAGTTCATAAATACATATGCCTGGTTTTGACTCCCTCCCAAGCTGTCATCCCAGATTTCCAACAGGCTCCTAGACATTTCCACCTCAGCATCCTTGTTTCCCTTATCAGTACCACTCTCCCTATCACCTAGTTCTAAATCCTCAAATCACATTTGAGTCCTCATTTCTTCATCTTATCGCTACTTCAAATCAGCCACACACTTCTGTCAATTTTATCTCCACAGTGTCTAATTCTACCATCCAAATGGTAACCATCCAAATCCTAACCCTCTTACCTCATCCTTGTCATTACGATACACTCTTTCTGCTTGGTTTCCAACTTCCTACTTCTTTCACAAAATATCCCCTGAATGTTTTGGACCagtttgatattttctttatctaaaGTTCTATAGCACTCAGATGTGCTATACAGCTTCATACTTAGCTGTCAATTGCCTCATTTACTTAAAATTGgtagatgtatatattttttatttccccaaGTATATTCTAAGTTCTTTGAGTGAATGGACCACatcttctgctttttaaaaaaatctccccaCAGTAGTTAGcataatatttaaaagtttcatAAGATCTTAACAATCATAATTAGGTAGTTCCAActctaaaaacaaaggaaaaagtttGACCTTTTGTTGTCAACTGAACTATTACTGTAGGAGTTGATGATACTAAACCAAGATTTTATGTCTAAAACCAACTGAGAATTTTTTtgtgtctttaaatttttacCAACTCAACTAACTTAATTCCTGAGATTATTCAGTCATGATTGTTCTTACAGTGTTCCTTATGGTTAACAAAACCATGGCCAAGGTTTCCTCTGCTGTGAAACCTCTACTTGTCCTTCTATAGCCACCACTTGTAGCCCAGGGCCTGACATAGGTGACTAATAACATTTTGTTAGAGGAATTTAGCTTGTGCCTAGAGAATAACTTGTTTACTTGAAAAAGATTGGGAATGTGCATTAATTACtacaaatacaaattataaaaacaaatataagagatttgttaaaaatagaaactatatGATCTTAACAGGAAATCAGTTTTAGGAAAGTAGCTTAGAATGGTAAGCTAATCTTAGTGGGCTTTGATATTTTGCCAttgatgttcttttttcttttctttctttctttttttttttttttttttgttaaattcttTTACTTGTATTCTTAGGTTAAGACATCAGAATTTTACAGATACTCTCGACAGCTGCGCTATGAAGTTGACCAAGCATTGAATTACTTTCAGAACATTCACCAGCAGCCTCTGTTGGACATGAAATCAAGCCGCATCCGCTCTGCCAAACCCCAAACTACAGTATTCCGAGGCATGATTGGACATAGCATGGTTAACAGTAAAATACTTCTCTTAAAGAAACCAAGAGTCTGGTGGGAACTAGAGGGCCCACAAGTACCTCTGCGTCCAGACTGCCTTGCTATCGTCAATAACTTCGTATTCTTGTTGGGTGGGGAAGAGCTGGGTCCAGATGGCGAATTCCATGCTTCTTCCAAAGTGTTTAGATATGACCCAAGACAAAACTCCTGGCTCCGAATGGCAGACATGTCTGTGCCACGTTCAGAATTCGCAGTTGGTGTTATTGGGAAGTTTATTTATGCTGTAGCAGGCAGAACCAGAGATGAGACTTTCTATTCAACTGAGAGATATGACATCACCAATGATAAATGGGAATTTGTGGATCCTTATCCAGTTAACAAATATGGACATGAGGGGACAGTGCTCAATAACAAGTTGTTTATCACTGGTGGAATCACCTCATCTTCCACTTCCAAGCAAGTATGCGTGTTTGACCCCAGTAAAGAAGGGACCATAGAACAGCGGACCAGGAGAACGCAAGTAGTTACCAACTGTTGGGAGAATAAGAGCAAAATGAATTACGCCAGATGCTTTCACAAGATGATTTCATACAACGGCAAGCTTTATGTCTTTGGTGGTGTCTGTGTGATCTTGAGAGCCTCTTTTGAGTCTCAGGGATGCCCTTCCACAGAAGTGTACAACCCAGAGACTGATCAGTGGACCATCTTGGCATCCATGCCAATTGGTAGAAGTGGCCATGGTGTGACTGTGCTGGACAGACAAATAATGGTTCTTGGAGGCCTTTGCTACAATGGTCATTACAGCGATTCTATTCTCACCTTTGATCCAGATGAAAACAAGTGGAAGGAAGATGAGTACCCGCGGATGCCCTGCAAGCTGGATGGTTTACAAGTATGCAACCTGCATTTTCCAGAATATATTCTGGATGAGGTCAGACGTTGCAACTGATGACATCTTTCTCCCTtcaaaaaagccaaacaaaatcCATTTGTGACAAAGtagttaattaaaaaacataagaaaaacctCACCAGTTTTACTATCAAAGCCATTGGTCTAATATcgtaaaaatgttttcattctgtGCTagcatccttttttttctttttagtggccTCAAACTCATGCAATAAGTCAGTT
This genomic window contains:
- the KLHL15 gene encoding kelch-like protein 15 — protein: MAGDMEGFCSSIHDTSVSAGFRALYEEGLLLDVTLVIEDHQFQAHKALLATQSDYFRIMFTADMRERDQNKIHLKGLTATGFSHVLQFMYYGTIELSMSTVHEILQAAMYVQLIEVVKFCCSFLLAKICLENCAEIMRLLDDFGVNIEGVREKLDTFLLDNFVPLMSRPDFLSYLSFEKLMSYLDNDHLSRFPEIELYEAVQSWLRHDRRRWRHTDTIIQNIRFCLMTPSSVFEKVKTSEFYRYSRQLRYEVDQALNYFQNIHQQPLLDMKSSRIRSAKPQTTVFRGMIGHSMVNSKILLLKKPRVWWELEGPQVPLRPDCLAIVNNFVFLLGGEELGPDGEFHASSKVFRYDPRQNSWLRMADMSVPRSEFAVGVIGKFIYAVAGRTRDETFYSTERYDITNDKWEFVDPYPVNKYGHEGTVLNNKLFITGGITSSSTSKQVCVFDPSKEGTIEQRTRRTQVVTNCWENKSKMNYARCFHKMISYNGKLYVFGGVCVILRASFESQGCPSTEVYNPETDQWTILASMPIGRSGHGVTVLDRQIMVLGGLCYNGHYSDSILTFDPDENKWKEDEYPRMPCKLDGLQVCNLHFPEYILDEVRRCN